In Streptomyces sp. NBC_01717, one DNA window encodes the following:
- the eda gene encoding bifunctional 4-hydroxy-2-oxoglutarate aldolase/2-dehydro-3-deoxy-phosphogluconate aldolase: protein MTSSSVLDLAPVVPVVVLEDAADAVPLARALVAGGLPAIEVTLRTAAALDAIEAIAAEVPGAVVGAGTVISARNVSDTVAAGARFLVSPGWTDPLLDAMKASEVPFLPGVSTTSEVVALLERGVSEMKFFPAEAAGGTAYLKALSAPLPQARFCPTGGITLASAPTYLALPNVGCVGGSWMVPGDAVAAKDWVRVERLAGEAAALRG from the coding sequence ATGACCTCCTCCTCCGTGCTGGACCTTGCCCCCGTTGTGCCCGTTGTCGTCCTGGAGGACGCCGCTGACGCGGTGCCGCTCGCCCGGGCCCTCGTCGCGGGCGGGCTCCCTGCCATCGAGGTGACGCTGCGGACGGCTGCTGCTCTGGATGCGATCGAGGCGATCGCGGCGGAGGTGCCGGGTGCGGTGGTGGGGGCGGGCACGGTGATCTCCGCGCGGAACGTCTCCGACACGGTGGCGGCCGGGGCGCGGTTCCTGGTCAGTCCGGGCTGGACGGATCCGCTGCTGGACGCGATGAAGGCGTCGGAGGTGCCGTTCCTGCCCGGGGTCTCGACGACGTCCGAGGTCGTGGCGCTGCTGGAGCGCGGGGTCAGCGAGATGAAGTTCTTCCCGGCGGAGGCGGCGGGCGGTACGGCGTACCTCAAGGCACTGTCCGCACCGCTCCCCCAGGCCCGGTTCTGCCCGACGGGCGGCATTACGCTCGCGTCGGCGCCGACGTACCTGGCGCTGCCGAACGTCGGCTGCGTGGGCGGCAGTTGGATGGTTCCTGGAGATGCGGTGGCGGCGAAGGACTGGGTACGGGTGGAGCGGCTGGCGGGCGAGGCTGCGGCACTGCGCGGCTGA